The following DNA comes from Hordeum vulgare subsp. vulgare chromosome 3H, MorexV3_pseudomolecules_assembly, whole genome shotgun sequence.
GGCCcaaccatagtggagtatgggggaacaatctactagtcttcatcgagccgacACAattaagaaaggtggtccatcttgaggaggacaacatcaccatcatctagctcaagtggactacgcgcaaggcaaaggttttccctttataggtttcctattttaccggtctcatggtgttagttgagagaccgggttataggatcgattgccgtactatcaaggggggctctcaagtgagtagatggatcgtatcattcgttgagagctcaaaccattgcattcttggcatcatcatatttcttggttcttagtTGGTTTTTCTCTATGTGGATCTTGAGCTTATGGTCATGttaatgacaagctcgagttcataaaaaacaaagtttatgtgcatcttctatgatgttttcgatgttgcagtttttgctggttcttcattcatagaggtttcacatctctataccattggcattttcataaatgcatgttcttaagataacCACGCGCTGTTTGGTAGTACTTGTCGTGTGCTATTCAACaatcttgagtttgctcaattcggagctcgtatgcgaaagttatgtctGTTTTAGTGACACGCAATTTTTATCTCTTAAGCGGAAGTACAGCTGCGGtggaagcagtagtaccgctctccgGTACCGGTCCTACTGCCGCTTATCTAAGCTCTCTGGCTTCTTCGGTGCCTTTGCTCATTTTGAGCGGAAGTACTGCTAGGGGCTGAGCGGCACTACCGCtgtggtggtactaccgccctcctCTTCCGGCCTCTCTTCCAGTTAGTTTTTCTCTCTGGTGCCTTCGATGCTTTTGATCATTTTTAGCATAAGTACCACTGTCagcggagcggtagtacctctcaagcGGAAGTACCACTCAACCAAGCAGTAGTATCGCTTGTGCACGACATGTgcacataacggttggatttgggaagacctatttaaggggtcttcttccccaatggttttccCATCTCTTGAGCCCatgtttgccccccattgttgaccttcttcgagcttgctaactctcagttcctccaatgattcttgctagttcttgagggaaaagagagaggagatctagatccacatttccaccagtcACTTtcacctctatgtgaggggaactccttggatcttgatcttggagttctttgtgggctccttgttcttcctcgcatattcctccatagcttttgttgttgtggagggatttgagtgtgagggacttgacaacttcgtgtgttcttaccattgcattagttgcatcggtttgagttctccacggtgatacctgGAAGTGAAAATTTGAgacgcttattactcttgggtgcttggtaccctagagcttgttcttcttgggtgctttgccGTCCtataagcttggtggtgcctcggagctcaattattgtagtgtaaagctctgggcaagtgctatggtctccaattaggttgtggagattgccccgagcatttgaggtcatcttggagccacaatccattgtggcgaagctttgtggtgttgttgggagcatcCAATTAAGTGGTGGAGATTGGCCCAACCTTGTTCGTACGAGTTCGGTGACcatcctcaagggtcccttagtggaatcacgacatcatgCATTGTGcgaggcgtgaggagattacagtggccctagtggcttcttggggagcattttgGCTCCACacggctccaaacggagattagcatccgcaagggtgtgaacttcgggatacatcgtcgtctccgcgtgcctcggctaTCTCTTACCTGAGCCCATTACTTatgtactttactttgtgatagccatattgtttcttgttatatatcttgttatcacttagttgtttatcttgcttagcataagttgttgatgcacataCGTGAGCCTAGTTGCTTTAGGTTTTGTGTTTGtttaattaaacgttagttttattcctcatttgttcaagcctagaccgtaattattttaaaacgcctattcaccccctctaggcaacatccacgtcctttcaccaggTTCAAACATCAAATAGGGAACATCGACGAGAGGATAGTATGGAGCATGCAAAAATGCCCAGGAGTCGCTTGCAAAAgtcaagagagagaaagagaactATCCCATGCAAAGCTTTTTTGGGAGTTTTTTAagaggtatttccccaaagatacATGCAAGTTGAGGAAGAGCGTGCAAAGTTTAGTGGAGAAACATCCAGTTCTTTGAGTTGACCGATGAGGAGAGTACATCACATGACCTGACAAACCTGTCCAGAACAGTGACCCAGATAAGGATTACATATGTTGCAAATGATCTACGGTTCGAGACACTACCACATGAATCTTAGCGGCCCAAGACGGATAGGATAACCGGGGTCGGGACCCCCGGGGGTAGCCATAAAACGTACTCATAATGTATAGAGTTGACATTATAGATATCAATGATTTTCTCGTAAACTTGATCAAAGTTTGTAGAGTTTGAATTTAAAAATTATAGGCACTGTATGATAAGGGAGTACTAGTATAGTTTTGAACAACAATAAAAATCTTGTGATCGTGGCTTTGTTGAAACGACTATGAATGCCACACGGCGATTTGTTTTACATTAGAGGGTCTCTTTGAATACAAAGATTTAAAAAAGCAGAACCGAAGAAAAACATGAAGATGTCTTTTGATTCAAAGGAAATACTTATAGTTCATAGAGAATCTACTAATTATGATTGAATTTTGTACAGAAAATAGTTGAGAAAGAGAGTTATCAAACCGGGATGAAAACCACGCCACATTCTCCACTTTGACAGTTGATGCGTCTTTTGTTCAATAAATCAAAAGTCCGGTACCAAATGTGACCAACACGACAAGTTGAGGAGCAAAGATCACAGTGTTCTTTTTCTTCCCACGGTTGTACTTTCCACACAATTCTAATTTCAAGCATCTCAGATTCTATAATTCAAATATCGGAAATGAATTTAAACTACAGTGCAAAGATATCAAAATTGCTGACATGCTAAACCATTAAGTTCTGATTATATTATAAACAGTACCAGCGATACACAGCCAACAAGAAGTCCAGCTAATTGTGTTCTAGGAAAAAAGAATTCCAGTCACCAAGCCTGCCACAGTACAGCTAATCAACCTGCTGATTCTTCTTCTGTTCCAGTAAACTAAATGAACAACTCTCGGATTCAGACACAAGATCACAACTTACGCGCATCCGGTGACATCAGATATTTTTTCAGATTGCAGTAACCATCTATGTTTCTGGTGCTTCAGAGTGTGCATCAGCGGGTTTCGTAAGACGCGGTAACAGCGAAACTCTGTTTTCATTCTGGCACCGCCTGGGACAGCAATGGCACAAGTACAGGCTATTGACTGGCGCACAACTTGTGAAGAACAGGAACTTGATGTCCAGGCAGACTCTATTTATGGTGCATAGAAGCTGTATTAGCCTACTGGCACAATCTTCGCCTTTCAAACAGTAGAACTCGATGACCTTGAGAGTTTTAGCCATCTCAAGCATAAAGGTCAGCAAGCTCCACTGGCACATTTGCCCTCCGAAATTCTCAAACACCAATTTGCTGAGGGAATGTTCGATGCACTGGATAGAAGATGTCGTCTCCCATGATTCAGGAGTAACCTGATGCGAAATTGATCGACTGTCTGCCTGCAAACGCCGAACGTGATTAACAGATGATGCATGGTAGAGCTAGCGTAGGTTGGTGGTTATGGAGAGTTGCGCTACAATGGTTACCTCGAGATGGAGCGTCTCAAGACATGGGAAGCATTTGAGCAACTGAGCAACGAAGATGGTATGCCCCTTCTCTGAGAATGGCACTTGGATGGCCAACGTCTTCACGCTGCACATCAGGGTAGTAGTGGACTTCAAGATGCCTCCCTGCAATATGGATGCACATCATAACATAGGAATGAAACGTAGTTTCAGAGCAATAGCGTCCGTGTGTTAGCggcaaaaaacagaagaaaaaggcaAAGCATTTACATCGAAAACGGTATCACGCAGGACGAGAGGCCGGACGTTCTTCCCCAAGTATCCCAGCACCTGCAGCTTGGGGGCGGAAACAATTTTCACCGTCGCTCTGCTGCTCGGCAGATGGATGCCCACCAGTTCTTCAAGGCTCGGGGCGTCCTCGACAACGAGCTCACTCATGTTAGCGAAGTCGCCGTGCAGACATACCAGGCTCTTGGACCGGAGACGGATTTGCTTGACCCCGGTGATGTTCTTGAGCTTCGCGCACTCCAGGGATGGGCAATGAGCAAGCATCGCCTGCAGGGCGTCCTGGGAGGTCCGGACATTGGACAGACGGAGCGTCTGGAGGGCGGGTAGGCGCAGCGCGCCCACCTCCGCGTCCCCAGGAAGGTCGCAGAAGCATACCCTTAGGGTTTCCAGGGAGGCGAGCTGGAGGAGCGACGCTGGCAGGGTCGGCTTCGGGGCTGTGTACAACATGTCGACGTCGATTTCTCGGACACCGCAGGCCGCGAGGACGGGGAACCAGCCGCTGACGACGGCCATGCGACTCACGAATCCCTGCCCATACATCACGAAGCGGAAGCTGCGGATGCGGATGTGGCGGCGCGAGGCGAGGATGGAGTCGACGGCGCGGATGAACCAGTCGCACCCGCGGCCCGCCTCCGGCGGGAACGGCTGGCACGCGTCGAAGTCCAGGAGATACTGGTCGAAcaggcggggccaccgcgaggagagCGTCATCGAACGGGCGGCGTCGCGGAGCGGGAGATACGAGAGGATGCACAGCAGGATCGCGTCCGGGAGTTCGCCGATGCGATCCCCGCAGTCCTGGGCCGCCGCGACGCCGTCGCCGGACCCCGCGCGGGAGCGTTTGGCCGCGGCGCGATCGAATTTCCCGTCGGTGTCCACGCTCGGGGTCGGGGAGAGCGGCGGGGGCTCGCCATCTCCGGCGCGCCGCCTGCGCCCGCGCCTCGCCGCCCTGGCCGCCCTGGCGTCCAACCCCTCGTCGGAGCGCAGCGGGGAGTCGGCGGGGTAGGGGGGCGGGCGATCCGACGACACGATCTGACCTCGTTGCGACGAGGTCGTGGAGGCGGTAGCGGGGGAGTGGACGCAGCACATGCCTACTCCTGCTCGATCGGATGGAGAGTTCTGGAAGAAGTGCTGGGTCCTCCGTCCGGAAGCAATTGCCAATTTGTTGTCCGTTCGCTGGATCCGGATCCTCACTGCGTTGGTATTGGTAACGGTTTCTGTCTGGCAGGATCCTGCTGTCAGGTCCAATCCACGCCGTCCATCTGAAACCAACGGTTGGATCTTGCAGTCTCACAGCGGACCTCCACCTACCCACGCCGTCCATGAAGTTGAGGGCAGCCTCTGTTGCAGCCCAACTACCTTCCGACATTGCTGACTTCTTGGTTCGTCACCGAACTACTGCATATTATTGTATTTTAGTAAAAAAATTGCAAAATACTTATTGTCAAATATCTGTTTGACTTAtagcaaagaaaaaaaaaatgcgTTTACTATCTTCGAACATATCTCAAACCTCCTCCCCCTACTTTGTCCTTTTCAGTCTCTCCGCACCCCCTCCTTGGCTTAAGATAATCCTCaatcaaataaatattttttttgtcatagcTTGTCATTCATTGATTTAATCAATTCTTACCATAATCAATTCTTGCATTaactcaacaaaataaaataaaatcttatCAAAACCCGAAAAAACGTTCCTTTCCTTTCCCTACCTATATCCAAATCAAATCTTACCAAACTTCAACTAAATCAAAAAATTACATGCTTTCCCTACGCATACATAGAACAAATCTTACcaaaatctactccctccgttcctaaatataagacattttaaagattGCACTATGAATTAGAtatggatgtacatagacatattttaaagtgtatattcactcattttgctccgtatgtagtcttttagtggaatctttaaaatgtcttatatttaggaacgagggAGTAGAAGACATAAACGCACTGTTGGTCACATAACTCTCACGAGGTGAATATTTTAGTCGCACATATTTGGAAATGTTGTACTCCCTCCGATGCACATTTCAATGacatagaaaagaaaagaaaaatacccaCACAAATCTCCGCGTAACATCAATGACATAGGGCTTAGATGTGCGATACTTATGACACATCTAGATGTGTATTAGCAAAACTGTATTTCAATGTTAGATACACCCGTTTAAGCGACATGTAATATGGATCTGATGGAGTAAAATGGTCACACAACTCTGTTTTATGAGCAAATTGGTCACATATTGGTTTTAGGTGCTGAGCTGGCTTGCTGACTAGTCTATACTTTTGCAAGTAGGTCCTTGATTATATGTCTGGAGGCGTTTTTGCAATCCATCGTGTTCACGGGAATAACCCGGGTGAGGCATTCCCTTAAATACCTTATAGTCACTCTCCCGCACCCGAGCCGCCGTACCTCCATGCCGGGATCACCCCTCCCCTCGCCACCGAGCCCCATGACGCATGAACGATGCACACCTATGTGTGCACCCGCACAGCCGGTCTAGCGCACGTCACTACCTCAAACCAAGCACTCCTGCTCGACAAGCGACATGTCAAAGAGTGATGCCATCATGTTTTCTCCTTCATCTCTAATTCCAGCCATATGATATTTGCGAGTATGAGGTACGGGTATGAGCTTACAACCATGTATTTGCGCTGGGATCAAAAGTGATATTAGTTTGTGCTCAGGAATTCACCCATCAAGAGTTGCTTGTTTCGTATTAGTGTAGGGAATGTGTCCAAATAACATCTTGACCGATACGCGTCCCGCATAAGGAATCAATTGTCCTACCGAAGGCCCTAACCGTCTCGCGGGATTGCCCCGATAATTAAGATAATAATATTAGACAAAATCATTTGGTGTTTAATGACTACACCTCATGAACCCCCAACGATAAGATCCATGTTAACCTACTAAACCTTACTGTCACCAGTGTTCGGTATAACACTTCATGATCCCCTTGCTCCTAGCCTCATTGGTGCTCGATCTCCATGATCTTGGGTACTCGTAGGGATGAATATCGTGGACAAAACAAGAGATACTTCCCGAAACAATTTTATTTCACACACACGAGACGTTATGTCAAAGACTTCCATTAATCCCCTCAACAAATACCTAGGGTTGCAAGTGTTACaacatatttctccatgtgtggttttggtaattgatgacaatccctatggactaatggttgccttgagttatattcgaagggtttgtccataggcacttcttgaagtccatctgttggtttcaaggagtttataaggtcaccaaggtggtattcaaggttttatccaaagattggtcatgtgagagttgagctgattgcaagcatgtcttcaagaagaagattgtgtgaacattcatgtttaccttcaataCATCATCTTTATGACGagagaagataagatacaaggtttatcaagactaagtcaaagagcggATCAAGTTGATCGACACACAAATTATACAAGATGCACCGAGAGGAACCAAGTGATccgatggtatggtaagcattgtcaattacgctttgtgtactaacccatggtctacgtgagagttctatgtggggttaggtatgtttccatgggcttgtgtcaaggGAAAGATctgatacaacccatggaggatgacatcaagtggtgatcgtcgtcAAGATTGCTGTGTACAAGTTCATGTGGAGCATCACAaaaatatcatgcttgaagcttgtcgtccattgtggtgaaaataggcttgtgaagatgtgtcgaagagtggctcacccatagataGTTTGGGGGAGAAataaactagtcttcatcgagccaacacaatcgagaaaggtggtccatcttgaggaagtcaagatcgtcatcatctagctcaagtggactatgtgcaaggtataggtttacccttgataggttttctattttttcgGTCTCATAGTAGTAGTTGGGAGATCAGGTTATATGATCGATTTCCCTACTATcaagggggatctcaagtgagtatctTGATCACATCGTTTGttaagagctcaaaccatttgcatccttacatcatctttcttggttcttgtttggtgtttcactATGTGAGTTTTAgaccttatggtcatcttcatacaaactcgagttcattgaaaacaGAGTCca
Coding sequences within:
- the LOC123440202 gene encoding FBD-associated F-box protein At4g10400-like; the encoded protein is MCCVHSPATASTTSSQRGQIVSSDRPPPYPADSPLRSDEGLDARAARAARRGRRRRAGDGEPPPLSPTPSVDTDGKFDRAAAKRSRAGSGDGVAAAQDCGDRIGELPDAILLCILSYLPLRDAARSMTLSSRWPRLFDQYLLDFDACQPFPPEAGRGCDWFIRAVDSILASRRHIRIRSFRFVMYGQGFVSRMAVVSGWFPVLAACGVREIDVDMLYTAPKPTLPASLLQLASLETLRVCFCDLPGDAEVGALRLPALQTLRLSNVRTSQDALQAMLAHCPSLECAKLKNITGVKQIRLRSKSLVCLHGDFANMSELVVEDAPSLEELVGIHLPSSRATVKIVSAPKLQVLGYLGKNVRPLVLRDTVFDGGILKSTTTLMCSVKTLAIQVPFSEKGHTIFVAQLLKCFPCLETLHLEADSRSISHQVTPESWETTSSIQCIEHSLSKLVFENFGGQMCQWSLLTFMLEMAKTLKVIEFYCLKGEDCASRLIQLLCTINRVCLDIKFLFFTSCAPVNSLYLCHCCPRRCQNENRVSLLPRLTKPADAHSEAPET